A portion of the Hoylesella buccalis ATCC 35310 genome contains these proteins:
- a CDS encoding helix-turn-helix domain-containing protein, whose protein sequence is MGYFIITDSNWAKLRNEILSLAETCHKAFGERIRHTDWLHNGDVCRLLNISKRTLQHYRDTGVLPFAQIGHKCYYKREDVERLLQTKSEKPKTVKSKNNT, encoded by the coding sequence ATGGGATATTTTATCATTACGGATTCAAACTGGGCAAAGCTGAGGAACGAGATTCTCAGCCTTGCCGAGACCTGCCACAAGGCATTCGGGGAACGAATCAGACACACGGACTGGCTGCACAATGGTGATGTGTGCAGGTTGCTCAACATCAGCAAGCGCACTTTGCAACACTATCGTGATACGGGTGTGTTGCCCTTTGCCCAAATCGGGCATAAGTGCTATTACAAGCGTGAGGACGTGGAGCGGCTGCTGCAGACTAAATCGGAGAAGCCTAAAACAGTTAAATCTAAGAATAACACATAA
- a CDS encoding plasmid mobilization protein: MNRYKGKAARWQQQDKEEQRMNKTEFIKVRCTLEEKQRIKSRAESTGRKFSDYCREILLNGEVTAVPKMTDNEREAIAILQHTGRFYGQISNLIKLKDEDWLHITKNLSLCAKEAFKRFYDPHFRVDDEIYKVLNLTRNDR, encoded by the coding sequence ATGAACAGATATAAAGGAAAAGCTGCCCGATGGCAGCAACAGGATAAAGAAGAACAGCGGATGAACAAAACGGAGTTCATCAAGGTAAGATGCACCTTAGAGGAAAAGCAACGCATCAAGTCAAGGGCGGAAAGCACAGGGCGGAAGTTCTCCGACTACTGCCGTGAGATACTCCTTAACGGAGAAGTAACAGCCGTTCCCAAGATGACAGACAATGAGAGGGAAGCCATTGCCATTCTCCAACATACAGGAAGGTTCTATGGGCAGATTTCCAATCTCATCAAGCTCAAGGACGAGGATTGGCTACATATCACCAAGAACCTTTCGCTATGTGCCAAAGAGGCATTTAAGCGGTTTTACGACCCGCATTTTCGGGTGGATGATGAAATATATAAGGTCTTAAATCTAACAAGAAATGATAGGTAA
- a CDS encoding DIP1984 family protein, whose product MKLAEALSLRKDLQKKIDQLSSRLTQNVKIQEGDEPAEQPEELLKVLDECLKQLEELILKINITNLKTERNGRTLTAMMAERDVLTKRIGILREAFNAATQTQDRYSRTEIKYVSTIDIKALNKQIDHFSQELRKLDMQIQATNFEVDLV is encoded by the coding sequence ATGAAACTGGCAGAAGCATTAAGTTTGAGAAAAGATTTGCAGAAAAAGATTGATCAATTGAGCAGTCGACTGACGCAAAACGTGAAAATCCAGGAGGGCGACGAGCCTGCTGAACAGCCGGAAGAGCTGCTCAAAGTGCTGGACGAATGCTTGAAACAGCTCGAAGAACTGATTCTGAAAATCAACATCACCAACCTGAAGACAGAGCGCAATGGACGCACCCTGACCGCCATGATGGCCGAACGCGACGTGCTGACCAAGCGCATTGGCATTCTCAGAGAGGCTTTTAACGCTGCAACTCAGACTCAAGACCGCTATTCGCGTACCGAGATTAAATACGTTTCAACTATCGATATCAAGGCACTGAACAAGCAAATTGACCACTTTTCGCAGGAGTTGCGCAAGCTGGACATGCAAATTCAGGCCACCAATTTTGAGGTAGACTTGGTATAA
- a CDS encoding S46 family peptidase, producing MKKSTLLLAGLLAANVASADEGMWTLYNLPQAVYEQMQAQGFQVPYNDLYYGDQAMKNAVVNFSGYCTGVVVSPDGLVFTNHHCGFEGIRSHSTVEHDYMKNGFYAKSYEEELPNKDMFVSFMVEQKDITDKLRMMDFDNLTTERQDSILDSLQNAMSDSIKRIDKTLHIGIDAFYEGNTYYATTYRQFNDLRLVFAVPKSMGKFGGETDNWMWPRQTCDFSVFRIYADKKTNGPAEYSKDNVPYHPKKWAQVSLQGYKDGDYSMTIGYPGSTSRYLSSYGIRERRDALNAPRAQVRGVKQAIMTRHMRADDGVRIKYDSKFAQSSNYWKNSIGMNKCIDSIGIINQKQQYEQKIRQWQQQTGYLKGKLDFDTMARLYNQRLDVMKAFMFFRETFGRTNEFTTRAMQLNNKEILGPKNNPKKQYILFKDNSDEWDEALDKEVMAALLKNYKDKVAAKYLPKFYQTITTKYGGDYTRYVNELYKKSFLMKSGKRIYANKKSYQRDPGVVYSLDLLETMGEFTADLSAFEDSIKLQEKYLCAAKLRMEEDMPHYSDANFTMRLSYGQVGGFMLGGKPSGYYTTAESMVEKMNQADKVYEYQAEPVMKEILSAKDFGPYQDKLTGKMQLCFLTNNDITGGNSGSPMFDGQGRLIGLAFDGNWDSLSSDINFDSRLARCIGVDIRYVLLMMDRWGHADRLLKEINAQ from the coding sequence ATGAAAAAATCAACATTACTCCTTGCCGGATTGCTTGCTGCCAACGTAGCAAGTGCCGACGAAGGCATGTGGACCTTGTACAACTTGCCGCAAGCTGTGTACGAACAGATGCAGGCACAGGGCTTTCAGGTTCCTTACAACGACTTGTACTATGGCGATCAAGCCATGAAGAACGCAGTGGTTAACTTCTCCGGTTATTGTACCGGTGTGGTGGTTTCGCCCGACGGACTGGTGTTCACCAACCACCATTGTGGCTTCGAAGGCATCCGAAGTCACTCCACCGTGGAACACGATTACATGAAAAATGGCTTTTATGCCAAGAGCTATGAGGAGGAACTGCCTAACAAAGACATGTTCGTGAGCTTCATGGTTGAGCAGAAAGATATTACCGACAAGCTGAGAATGATGGACTTTGACAATCTCACTACCGAGCGACAAGACTCAATACTTGATTCGCTACAAAACGCTATGAGTGACTCCATCAAGCGCATTGACAAGACACTACACATCGGGATTGACGCTTTTTACGAGGGCAACACTTACTATGCCACTACCTATCGGCAGTTCAACGACCTGCGACTGGTGTTCGCCGTGCCCAAGTCGATGGGCAAATTCGGTGGCGAAACCGATAACTGGATGTGGCCACGGCAAACCTGCGACTTCTCCGTGTTCCGCATCTATGCCGACAAGAAGACCAACGGACCGGCCGAATATTCAAAGGATAATGTGCCTTACCATCCTAAGAAATGGGCACAGGTAAGCCTGCAGGGCTACAAGGATGGGGACTATTCTATGACGATTGGTTATCCCGGGTCGACCAGCCGCTACCTTTCGTCGTATGGTATTCGTGAGCGAAGGGATGCACTCAATGCTCCCCGTGCCCAAGTGCGTGGTGTGAAGCAAGCCATTATGACTCGACACATGCGGGCAGACGATGGCGTACGTATCAAGTATGATTCGAAGTTTGCGCAGAGTTCCAATTATTGGAAGAACTCCATCGGCATGAACAAGTGCATCGACTCCATCGGCATCATCAACCAAAAGCAGCAATACGAGCAGAAAATACGCCAATGGCAACAGCAGACAGGGTACCTGAAGGGCAAGCTCGACTTTGATACCATGGCCCGACTTTACAACCAACGCCTCGATGTTATGAAGGCTTTTATGTTCTTCCGTGAGACATTCGGCCGCACCAACGAGTTCACTACCCGTGCCATGCAGCTGAACAATAAGGAAATACTCGGTCCCAAAAACAATCCCAAGAAGCAGTACATCCTCTTCAAGGACAACAGTGACGAGTGGGATGAGGCATTGGATAAGGAGGTGATGGCTGCGCTGCTCAAGAACTATAAAGACAAGGTGGCGGCCAAATACCTACCTAAATTCTACCAAACCATCACCACCAAGTACGGCGGCGACTACACCCGCTATGTCAATGAGCTGTACAAAAAGTCGTTTTTGATGAAGAGCGGCAAGCGAATCTACGCCAACAAGAAAAGCTACCAGCGTGACCCAGGCGTTGTATATAGTCTTGATTTGCTGGAGACCATGGGTGAGTTTACAGCCGATTTGTCGGCATTCGAGGACAGTATCAAGCTCCAAGAGAAATATCTCTGTGCCGCCAAGCTGCGCATGGAGGAAGACATGCCCCACTATTCGGATGCCAACTTCACCATGCGATTGAGTTATGGGCAGGTAGGAGGCTTCATGCTGGGCGGTAAACCTTCGGGCTATTACACCACGGCAGAAAGCATGGTAGAGAAAATGAACCAAGCTGATAAGGTGTACGAGTACCAGGCAGAACCTGTGATGAAGGAGATTCTTAGTGCCAAGGACTTCGGTCCATACCAGGACAAGCTGACGGGTAAGATGCAACTTTGCTTCCTCACCAACAACGACATCACCGGTGGAAACAGCGGAAGTCCGATGTTCGACGGCCAAGGACGGCTCATCGGACTGGCTTTCGACGGCAACTGGGACAGTCTTTCGAGCGACATCAATTTCGATTCTCGCCTGGCTCGCTGCATCGGAGTGGACATCCGTTATGTGCTGTTGATGATGGATCGCTGGGGACATGCTGACCGTTTGCTCAAAGAAATCAACGCCCAGTAA
- a CDS encoding toprim domain-containing protein, protein MKEEDLSLIKRYPIVEYLERKGIKPVRRTPSYTLYRSPLREETHPSFKVDTQKNLWIDYAEGRGGSIIDLCMRLEGCTLSEAICHLGQQTTSADETYSLPSSEPRIGFNQTSTKQASETRRLISISDTLPPHLQEYLTKVRCIDLEKAKPFLKCISYEIRGRRYQAIGFANLLGGYELRDNHSFKGTIAPKDITPIFTDKIINQIQPTCVFEGFMDFLSFLSMKEEVTNACIVLNSVSNTAKAIRYMNAQGISFIRTFLDNDDAGRRAVQEFAGAGFHVEDMSIHYKDFKDLNEFHVSRVRERQKHKGQIQAHMSVTDQNQNKEPKQVKHKIR, encoded by the coding sequence ATGAAAGAAGAAGATTTATCACTCATCAAGCGATACCCCATCGTGGAGTATCTTGAAAGGAAAGGCATCAAGCCTGTACGTAGGACACCTTCCTATACGCTGTACCGCTCACCACTCAGAGAGGAAACGCATCCGAGTTTTAAGGTGGACACACAGAAGAACCTCTGGATAGACTATGCCGAAGGTAGGGGCGGAAGTATCATCGACCTCTGTATGCGATTGGAGGGCTGCACGCTATCGGAAGCCATTTGCCATTTGGGACAACAGACCACTTCCGCTGATGAAACGTACAGCCTTCCAAGCAGCGAACCTCGTATCGGTTTCAATCAGACATCCACAAAACAAGCAAGCGAGACAAGGAGACTGATAAGCATATCAGACACCCTACCGCCACATTTGCAGGAGTATCTTACAAAGGTACGCTGCATTGATTTGGAAAAGGCAAAGCCTTTCCTTAAATGTATCAGCTATGAGATAAGGGGAAGGCGCTATCAAGCCATCGGCTTTGCCAACCTGTTGGGAGGATATGAGCTCCGAGACAATCACTCGTTCAAGGGAACGATAGCTCCGAAGGACATTACTCCTATATTCACCGACAAGATAATAAACCAAATACAGCCAACTTGCGTGTTCGAGGGATTTATGGACTTCCTCTCTTTCCTTTCAATGAAAGAAGAAGTAACAAATGCCTGTATTGTGCTAAACTCCGTGAGCAATACCGCCAAAGCAATTCGGTATATGAATGCGCAGGGAATATCTTTCATTCGTACCTTTCTTGATAATGACGATGCAGGGCGGAGAGCTGTACAGGAGTTTGCAGGGGCAGGCTTTCATGTTGAGGACATGAGCATACACTACAAGGATTTCAAAGACCTCAACGAGTTTCATGTCAGTCGTGTCCGTGAGCGACAGAAGCATAAAGGGCAGATACAGGCACACATGTCGGTTACAGACCAAAATCAAAACAAGGAACCAAAACAAGTCAAACATAAAATCAGATAG
- a CDS encoding DUF3408 domain-containing protein, with protein sequence MKKKTMMNDKDLSWFLNNQDDEMDNEVIPQTEAQPVPVEETTTDVEMNEDSITQGEAGITSGKSEHTRHTENMAVQRRISSKMRKKTLEAYKQAYLVPTKLSNRKAVYLSRETQERADFIVRRLGDRGSNLSSFVENIVRLHLEEYGEDIEKWRRL encoded by the coding sequence ATGAAAAAGAAAACAATGATGAATGACAAAGACCTTTCGTGGTTCTTGAACAACCAAGATGATGAAATGGACAATGAGGTAATCCCACAGACGGAAGCACAACCCGTTCCTGTGGAGGAAACAACAACGGACGTAGAAATGAATGAGGACAGCATTACTCAAGGAGAAGCGGGTATCACTTCTGGGAAATCCGAGCATACACGGCATACTGAGAATATGGCTGTTCAAAGACGCATCAGCTCAAAAATGAGAAAGAAAACACTCGAAGCCTACAAGCAAGCCTACCTTGTTCCGACAAAACTGAGCAATCGAAAGGCGGTCTATCTGAGCCGAGAAACGCAGGAGCGTGCCGACTTCATCGTGCGCAGGTTGGGCGACAGGGGCAGCAACCTTTCAAGTTTCGTGGAAAACATCGTGCGCCTCCATCTGGAGGAGTACGGTGAAGACATAGAGAAATGGAGGAGATTGTAA
- a CDS encoding oligosaccharide flippase family protein, translated as MSNLKSLVKDTAIYGLSSIVGRFLNYLLTPLYTIKLASASGEYGIMTNMYAVTALILVILTFGLETTFFRFANKSGEDPRKVYSTTLIAVGSGALSFFLLVLMFLSPIASFMGYADHPSYIWVMALTVAIDSFLCIPFDYLRFKNRPIKFASLKLFAIVLSIALNLVYYLLLPALYERHPEAVGMVYSPSVGVGYAFYINLACSALTVPLLWKELTCVSYVFDKKLMRRMLSYSWPILVLGLAGILNQTADKILFPHIYQGADSLAQLGIYGAASKIAMIMAMITQAFRFAYEPFVFGKAEERDNRETYAKAMKYFIIFTLLAFLVVVGYLDILRYLIGKDYWEGLRVVPIVMAAEIMMGVYFNLSFWYKLIDKTIWGAYFSGIGCAVLIAINIIFVPSYGYIACAWAGFAGYGVAMILSYIVGQKMYPIRYPMRSILTYVALAVACFFVMTAFNDVLTTAGALVVNTLLIALFVAYIIKFDFPLRQLSIIGKYFRK; from the coding sequence ATGTCGAATCTAAAGTCATTGGTCAAGGATACAGCCATTTATGGACTGAGTAGCATTGTAGGTCGTTTTCTAAACTACCTGCTCACTCCCCTGTACACCATCAAGCTGGCATCGGCCAGCGGCGAGTATGGCATCATGACCAACATGTATGCCGTGACGGCTCTGATACTCGTGATATTGACATTCGGATTGGAAACTACCTTTTTCCGTTTTGCCAACAAGTCGGGCGAAGATCCGCGCAAAGTTTATTCCACAACGCTGATTGCCGTTGGCTCCGGCGCACTGAGTTTCTTTCTGTTGGTGCTGATGTTCTTGTCGCCAATTGCCTCGTTCATGGGCTATGCCGACCATCCATCGTATATATGGGTTATGGCACTCACAGTGGCCATCGACTCGTTCCTATGCATTCCGTTCGATTACCTGCGTTTTAAGAACCGTCCTATCAAGTTTGCATCTCTCAAATTGTTCGCCATCGTGCTGAGCATAGCCTTGAACTTAGTTTATTATCTCTTGCTGCCAGCACTCTATGAGCGTCATCCAGAGGCGGTGGGAATGGTCTACAGTCCGTCTGTTGGCGTGGGCTATGCGTTCTACATCAACCTGGCCTGCTCGGCACTCACCGTTCCTTTGTTGTGGAAAGAGTTGACCTGCGTGAGCTATGTCTTCGATAAAAAGCTGATGAGGCGCATGCTTTCGTACAGTTGGCCCATCCTTGTGCTTGGGTTGGCGGGCATCCTGAACCAGACAGCCGATAAGATATTGTTTCCACATATCTATCAAGGTGCCGATAGTTTGGCCCAGCTTGGCATCTATGGAGCCGCCAGTAAGATAGCTATGATCATGGCCATGATTACACAAGCCTTTCGCTTTGCCTACGAACCCTTTGTCTTTGGCAAAGCAGAGGAACGAGATAACCGCGAAACCTACGCCAAAGCCATGAAATATTTCATTATTTTCACCCTGTTGGCCTTCCTTGTTGTGGTGGGCTATCTGGACATCTTGCGCTATCTCATCGGCAAGGATTACTGGGAAGGACTGCGTGTGGTGCCCATCGTTATGGCCGCCGAAATCATGATGGGCGTTTATTTCAACCTCTCATTCTGGTACAAACTCATTGACAAGACCATCTGGGGAGCGTATTTCTCGGGCATTGGTTGTGCCGTACTCATTGCCATCAACATCATCTTTGTGCCCAGTTACGGCTACATAGCCTGTGCGTGGGCTGGTTTTGCGGGCTACGGCGTGGCCATGATTCTGTCGTATATTGTCGGACAGAAGATGTATCCCATCCGCTATCCCATGCGCAGCATCCTCACCTATGTGGCGTTGGCAGTGGCTTGTTTCTTTGTTATGACAGCCTTTAATGATGTACTTACCACAGCTGGCGCACTGGTTGTCAACACATTGCTCATTGCGTTGTTTGTGGCCTACATCATCAAGTTCGACTTCCCATTGCGCCAATTGTCCATCATAGGCAAATATTTCAGAAAATAA
- a CDS encoding nucleoside recognition domain-containing protein — MVLNYIWVSFFILAFVIALARMVFMGDMEVFPAMMNSTFESSKTAFEISLGLTGVLSLWLGIMKIGERGGVINVLARMLSPVFSKVFPDIPKGHPVTGSIFMNMAANMLGLDNAATPLGLKAMEQLQELNTRKDTATNPMIMFLVLNTSGLTLIPVSIMVYRSQLGAAQPTDIFIPILLATFFSTIAGLIITSIYQKINLLNKVMVLTLGGMAAIVSLIIWGFGQMSKDTMNVVSTSVANILLMTIIVLFIFAGLRKKVNVYDAFIEGAKDGFTTAVRIIPYLVAILVGIGVFRASGAMDMLVDGIGWCVSAVGGDNQFVGALPTALMKPLSGSGARGMMVDAMTTYGADSFVGRLSCVFQGSTDTTFYILAVYFGSVNIRYTRHAVACGLLADLAGVVAAIAIAYMFFG, encoded by the coding sequence ATGGTATTGAACTATATTTGGGTTTCATTTTTCATCCTTGCCTTTGTTATCGCTTTGGCAAGAATGGTTTTCATGGGTGACATGGAGGTGTTTCCAGCCATGATGAATTCTACGTTTGAATCATCCAAGACGGCTTTCGAGATTTCGTTGGGACTTACGGGCGTGCTTTCCTTGTGGCTCGGCATCATGAAGATTGGCGAGCGGGGAGGTGTCATCAATGTCTTGGCTCGTATGCTTTCACCTGTATTCTCTAAGGTGTTTCCCGACATACCGAAGGGACATCCAGTCACAGGGAGTATCTTTATGAATATGGCGGCCAACATGTTGGGGCTTGACAATGCCGCCACGCCGTTGGGACTGAAGGCCATGGAACAGCTACAGGAGCTGAACACGAGGAAGGATACCGCCACCAATCCGATGATTATGTTCCTGGTTCTCAACACTTCGGGACTGACCTTGATACCCGTGAGCATCATGGTGTACCGCTCACAGCTGGGAGCTGCGCAGCCCACCGACATCTTCATCCCCATTCTGCTGGCTACTTTTTTCTCTACCATTGCCGGTCTTATCATCACATCTATCTATCAGAAAATCAACCTGCTCAACAAGGTCATGGTGCTCACCCTTGGCGGGATGGCGGCCATCGTGTCGCTCATCATCTGGGGATTCGGGCAGATGAGCAAGGACACGATGAACGTGGTGAGCACCAGTGTGGCCAACATCTTGCTCATGACCATCATCGTGCTGTTCATCTTCGCTGGCTTACGCAAGAAAGTGAATGTCTACGACGCCTTCATCGAAGGGGCGAAAGACGGGTTTACCACAGCTGTGCGCATCATACCTTATTTAGTAGCCATCCTCGTGGGCATCGGCGTGTTCCGTGCATCGGGTGCCATGGACATGTTGGTCGACGGCATTGGATGGTGCGTGTCGGCGGTAGGAGGCGACAATCAGTTTGTGGGTGCCTTGCCAACCGCCCTCATGAAACCGCTCTCGGGCAGTGGTGCGCGCGGCATGATGGTTGATGCGATGACCACATACGGTGCCGACTCGTTCGTTGGTCGCTTGAGTTGCGTCTTCCAAGGCTCCACCGACACCACCTTTTATATATTGGCTGTCTACTTCGGTAGTGTCAACATCCGCTACACACGTCATGCCGTGGCGTGCGGATTGCTGGCCGATTTGGCGGGTGTTGTGGCGGCAATAGCCATCGCGTACATGTTTTTTGGATAG
- a CDS encoding relaxase/mobilization nuclease domain-containing protein encodes MIGKCKAIAHGSTALDYIFREGKLGSRLAFHNLCSRDPKTIYEEMKVVSNYNSRCRYKFLRIEIGIAPQDEKKLSVSEYMWIAHLFAKRMGLDNHQWVAVTHKDTDNRHIHIIANRISLYGEVYDTTFVSNRAARVAEEISREKGLTIAKEVKAERKHQKEKASLTREQTKQQVQKICYTLLDKYKGTGVTGHSMFLYELNKNGITIERMKNKQGKVYGLKFSYAGQSFKASEIGREFGYHSLQKNFETTSKEESRKPHLTVQEPTEKKEQSDTGYQLVPPSRSSISRDNDTSQVQNPIGAVADTIVSAADEAVEGLGDLITPSTQGNDLTAAAWQRKLRYQANRKKKRGRGI; translated from the coding sequence ATGATAGGTAAATGCAAGGCGATAGCGCACGGAAGCACAGCTTTGGACTATATTTTCAGGGAAGGCAAACTCGGTAGTCGGCTTGCATTCCACAATCTTTGCAGCAGAGATCCAAAGACTATCTATGAGGAAATGAAAGTGGTCAGTAACTACAACAGCCGTTGCAGGTACAAGTTTCTCCGTATCGAAATTGGCATCGCACCGCAGGACGAGAAAAAGCTGTCTGTGTCTGAATATATGTGGATAGCACATTTGTTTGCCAAGCGAATGGGACTTGACAACCACCAATGGGTGGCAGTAACGCACAAGGACACCGATAATAGACACATTCACATAATTGCTAACCGTATCAGTCTGTATGGAGAAGTCTATGATACCACCTTTGTGAGCAATAGGGCTGCAAGGGTGGCAGAGGAAATCAGCAGGGAGAAAGGCTTGACCATTGCAAAAGAGGTCAAGGCAGAAAGGAAACACCAAAAGGAAAAAGCCAGCCTTACAAGAGAGCAAACAAAGCAGCAGGTGCAGAAGATTTGCTACACCTTGCTTGACAAGTACAAAGGAACAGGCGTCACGGGGCATTCCATGTTCCTTTATGAATTGAACAAAAACGGCATTACTATAGAGCGTATGAAGAACAAGCAGGGCAAGGTATATGGTTTGAAGTTCTCATACGCAGGGCAATCCTTCAAGGCTTCCGAAATCGGCAGGGAGTTCGGCTACCATTCCTTGCAGAAGAACTTTGAAACAACCAGCAAGGAAGAATCAAGGAAACCACATCTAACAGTACAAGAGCCTACAGAAAAGAAAGAACAATCTGATACAGGCTACCAACTTGTACCTCCAAGCCGCTCCTCTATCTCACGAGACAATGATACCTCACAAGTGCAGAATCCCATTGGTGCAGTGGCAGACACCATCGTTAGCGCAGCCGATGAAGCGGTGGAAGGGTTAGGCGATTTAATTACACCAAGTACACAAGGCAATGACTTAACCGCAGCTGCATGGCAGCGCAAACTCAGATACCAAGCTAACAGAAAGAAGAAACGTGGAAGGGGAATATAA
- a CDS encoding NUDIX domain-containing protein has translation MHFLEKFKFCPVCGSQHFVEKNEKSKRCENCDFVYFMNPSAANVAFILNERGELLVEKRRNEPGKGTLDLPGGFTDANETGEEAIIREVKEETNLQVDRAEYVFSLPNKYRYSGLDIPTLDMFFRCEVSDTSCLKAGDDADEALWLPLNEIHTEQFGLRSIRQGLRIFLERASEMGWTNVGKKPNK, from the coding sequence ATGCATTTTTTGGAAAAATTCAAGTTCTGCCCAGTGTGTGGGAGCCAACACTTCGTGGAAAAGAACGAGAAGAGCAAACGATGTGAGAACTGTGACTTTGTGTATTTCATGAACCCAAGTGCCGCCAACGTGGCCTTCATCCTCAACGAACGTGGGGAATTGTTGGTTGAGAAGCGGCGCAACGAACCCGGCAAAGGAACGCTGGACCTTCCCGGTGGATTCACCGATGCAAACGAAACGGGCGAAGAAGCCATCATCAGGGAGGTGAAAGAGGAAACAAATTTGCAGGTAGACCGCGCGGAATATGTGTTCAGTTTGCCCAACAAATACCGCTACAGCGGACTGGATATCCCTACACTCGACATGTTTTTCCGTTGCGAAGTGAGCGACACATCCTGTCTGAAAGCTGGTGACGACGCCGATGAAGCCTTGTGGTTGCCGCTAAATGAGATTCACACCGAGCAGTTCGGACTGCGTTCTATCCGCCAAGGTTTGCGCATTTTCCTCGAAAGAGCCAGCGAAATGGGTTGGACAAACGTAGGCAAGAAACCAAACAAATGA
- a CDS encoding virulence-associated E family protein yields the protein MKKNADKGKSEGDNDMPKQRKTSSKNGEIETYLSSRYEFRYNTVLERTEYRNKDDAHFSKVGRYEINTLRRELDNDVGINTSSDNLYSIIESSFSPRINPIQEYFKGLPLRDIGNICGNNSGNSDSCNHDSSGNNENNCCCDISSLSLKAIPDLASCVVVRNSDKWLPYLTKWLVAVVANAMDDRECRNHTCLVLTGEQGKFKTTFLDLLCPPALHGYSYTGKIYPQEKDTLTYIGQNLIVNIDDQLKALNKRDENELKNLITCPMVKYRMPYDKYVEEHPHLASFVASVNGNDFLTDPTGSRRFLPFEVLSIDIERAKRISMDSVYAESKALLSIGFRYWFDDEEITELYRESEDFQVQTAEMELLLRCFEKPTEDNPYCTYMTTTEIITYLRLYTHHPLSLKHMGEALRKAGFEKVSRRRDGGSPIYVYKVRKILPCPLLNSCSSQMP from the coding sequence ATGAAAAAGAATGCAGATAAAGGCAAATCGGAGGGCGATAACGATATGCCCAAGCAAAGGAAGACTTCCTCAAAAAACGGTGAGATAGAAACCTATCTTTCCTCTCGCTATGAGTTCAGATACAACACGGTGCTGGAAAGAACTGAATACAGGAACAAGGACGATGCTCACTTCTCAAAAGTGGGTCGCTATGAAATCAACACGCTCCGCAGGGAACTTGACAACGATGTGGGGATTAACACATCTTCCGACAACCTCTATTCCATTATAGAGAGCAGCTTCTCTCCACGTATCAACCCTATACAGGAGTATTTCAAGGGATTGCCCTTGAGGGATATTGGTAATATCTGTGGTAATAATAGTGGCAATAGCGATAGTTGTAATCATGACAGTAGTGGCAATAATGAAAACAATTGCTGTTGTGATATTTCTTCCCTTTCACTGAAAGCCATTCCTGACTTGGCAAGTTGCGTTGTGGTGCGTAACTCTGACAAGTGGCTGCCGTACCTCACCAAATGGCTCGTGGCAGTGGTCGCCAATGCCATGGACGACCGTGAGTGCCGAAACCACACCTGTCTTGTGCTGACAGGCGAGCAGGGCAAGTTCAAAACTACATTCTTGGATTTGCTCTGCCCACCTGCATTGCATGGCTATAGCTACACAGGCAAGATATATCCGCAGGAGAAGGACACGCTTACCTATATAGGGCAAAATCTCATCGTAAACATTGACGACCAGCTCAAAGCCCTCAACAAGCGTGACGAGAACGAGCTGAAAAATCTCATCACCTGCCCGATGGTCAAATACCGTATGCCCTACGACAAGTACGTGGAAGAGCATCCCCACTTGGCAAGCTTTGTGGCATCAGTGAACGGCAATGACTTTCTTACAGACCCTACAGGAAGCAGACGCTTCCTGCCCTTTGAAGTGCTTTCCATAGATATTGAGAGAGCAAAACGTATTTCAATGGACAGCGTATATGCGGAATCGAAAGCCTTGTTGAGCATAGGTTTCCGCTATTGGTTTGACGATGAAGAGATAACGGAACTATACAGGGAGAGCGAGGATTTCCAAGTGCAGACCGCAGAAATGGAACTACTGCTACGCTGCTTTGAGAAGCCAACGGAGGATAATCCCTATTGTACCTATATGACCACCACCGAGATAATCACCTACTTGAGACTTTACACGCATCATCCCTTATCCTTGAAGCACATGGGCGAAGCCCTTAGGAAGGCAGGCTTTGAGAAAGTAAGCCGAAGGCGTGACGGCGGCAGCCCTATCTATGTATATAAGGTAAGGAAGATTCTGCCGTGTCCTTTGCTGAATAGTTGCAGCAGTCAGATGCCATAA